One part of the Eucalyptus grandis isolate ANBG69807.140 chromosome 10, ASM1654582v1, whole genome shotgun sequence genome encodes these proteins:
- the LOC104422005 gene encoding KH domain-containing protein At4g18375 isoform X2 produces MAGQRNSYGKRAHSQSDYAENGGSKRRNGGDDRDQFVINSDDTVYRYLCPGRKIGSIIGRGGEIVKQLRADTKSKIRIGETVPGCEERIVTIYSSSDETNAFDDSNNYVCPAQHALFKIHERVVAEELNGDDDSEGQQVTARLLVPSDQIGCVIGKGGQIVQNIRSDTGAQIRILKDDHLPSCALNSDELVQISGEAAVVRKALHQIASRLHDNPSRSQHLLTSAVPNMYSTGGSLIAPTAGAPIVGVAPLLGPYGGYKGDTGDWSRSLYSASRDDASPKEFTLRLVCPIGNIGGVIGKGGTIINQIRQESGAAIKVDSSATEGDDCLITISAKEIFEDAFSPAIEAAVRLQPRCSEKIERDSGLLSFTTRLLVPTSRIGCLIGKGGAIITEIRRLTKANIRILSKENLPKIAADDDEMVQISGDLDIAKDALVQVTTRLRANVFDREGALSTFVPVLPYLPVPADASDGLNYDSRENKRHPRGHSYSSGYGGSNDLGVADSYGGYGSPQVGGGGSVYGVYGGYSSGRAGSSGVSGQNPVSRRKSYGY; encoded by the exons ATGGCTGGTCAGAGGAATAGCTATGGGAAGCGGGCTCATTCTCAGTCTGACTATGCTGAGAATGGAGGAAGTAAAAGGAGAAATGGTGGTGATGATAGAGACCAGTTTGTTATAAACTCAGATGATACTGTCTATCGTTATCTGTGCCCAGGAAGAAAGATTGGAAGTATTATTGGAAGAGGAGGGGAGATTGTCAAGCAACTAAGGGCAGACACTAAATCCAAGATTAGGATTGGTGAGACAGTGCCTGGATGTGAGGAGCGCATTGTCACCATTTACAGCTCTAGTGATGAGACTAATGCTTTTGATGATAGCAATAATTATGTGTGCCCAGCTCAACATGCTTTGTTTAAGATTCACGAGAGAGTAGTTGCTGAAGAGTTGAATGGTGATGACGATTCTGAAGGGCAGCAAGTTACTGCCCGGCTTCTTGTACCATCTGATCAGATTGGATGTGTCATTGGAAAAGGGGGGCAGATAGTGCAAAATATACGCAGTGACACTGGTGCACAGATTCGCATTCTTAAGGACGACCATTTACCTTCATGTGCATTAAATTCAGATGAGCTTGTGCAG ATTTCTGGGGAAGCTGCAGTTGTGAGAAAGGCTCTCCATCAGATTGCATCTCGCCTGCATGATAACCCATCAAGATCTCAGCATTTGCTCACTTCTGCTGTTCCTAACATGTATTCTACTGGTGGTTCACTGATTGCTCCTACTGCTGGTGCCCCAATTGTGGGTGTAGCACCGTTGCTTGGTCCTTATGGAGGATACAAAGGTGACACTGGTGATTGGTCACGCTCCTTATATTCAGCATCAAGGGATGACGCTTCACCAAAAGAATTCACACTTCGCTTGGTTTGCCCGATTGGAAATATCGGTGGTGTCATTGGCAAGGGTGGTACCATAATCAACCAGATAAGGCAGGAATCTGGGGCAGCTATCAAAGTTGATAGTTCGGCAACTGAGGGAGATGACTGTTTGATTACTATCTCAGCAAAAGAG ATTTTCGAAGATGCATTCTCTCCTGCTATTGAAGCTGCAGTGCGTCTGCAACCAAGGTGTAGtgagaaaattgagagagattCGGGGCTCCTCTCATTTACAACCCGACTGCTTGTGCCAACCTCAAGGATTGGCTGTCTTATTGGTAAAGGAGGGGCTATTATAACAGAGATAAGGAGACTCACAAAAGCTAATATTCGCATATTGTCAAAGGAAAACCTTCCAAAGATTGCTGCTGACGATGATGAGATGGTGCAG ATTTCTGGAGATCTTGACATAGCAAAGGATGCTCTGGTACAAGTAACAACACGGTTGAGAGCAAATGTGTTTGACAGAGAAGGTGCATTGTCTACTTTCGTGCCTGTTCTTCCATACCTCCCTGTGCCTGCCGATGCTTCGGATGGTCTAAATTATGATAGCAGAGAGAACAAAAGACATCCACGGGGTCACTCCTATTCTAGTGGATATGGTGGTTCAAATGATCTAGGAGTTGCTGACAGTTATGGAGGATATGGTAGTCCACAG GTTGGTGGCGGCGGTAGTGTATATGGTGTATATGGTGGCTATTCTTCTGGACGTGCTGGCTCTTCTGG GGTATCTGGGCAGAACCCTGTTTCCCGCCGGAAAAGTTATGGTTACTAG
- the LOC104422005 gene encoding KH domain-containing protein At4g18375 isoform X1 produces the protein MAGQRNSYGKRAHSQSDYAENGGSKRRNGGDDRDQFVINSDDTVYRYLCPGRKIGSIIGRGGEIVKQLRADTKSKIRIGETVPGCEERIVTIYSSSDETNAFDDSNNYVCPAQHALFKIHERVVAEELNGDDDSEGQQVTARLLVPSDQIGCVIGKGGQIVQNIRSDTGAQIRILKDDHLPSCALNSDELVQISGEAAVVRKALHQIASRLHDNPSRSQHLLTSAVPNMYSTGGSLIAPTAGAPIVGVAPLLGPYGGYKGDTGDWSRSLYSASRDDASPKEFTLRLVCPIGNIGGVIGKGGTIINQIRQESGAAIKVDSSATEGDDCLITISAKEIFEDAFSPAIEAAVRLQPRCSEKIERDSGLLSFTTRLLVPTSRIGCLIGKGGAIITEIRRLTKANIRILSKENLPKIAADDDEMVQISGDLDIAKDALVQVTTRLRANVFDREGALSTFVPVLPYLPVPADASDGLNYDSRENKRHPRGHSYSSGYGGSNDLGVADSYGGYGSPQVGGGGSVYGVYGGYSSGRAGSSGAKGYSEIGFRLMRFAYGTCVLVGSFS, from the exons ATGGCTGGTCAGAGGAATAGCTATGGGAAGCGGGCTCATTCTCAGTCTGACTATGCTGAGAATGGAGGAAGTAAAAGGAGAAATGGTGGTGATGATAGAGACCAGTTTGTTATAAACTCAGATGATACTGTCTATCGTTATCTGTGCCCAGGAAGAAAGATTGGAAGTATTATTGGAAGAGGAGGGGAGATTGTCAAGCAACTAAGGGCAGACACTAAATCCAAGATTAGGATTGGTGAGACAGTGCCTGGATGTGAGGAGCGCATTGTCACCATTTACAGCTCTAGTGATGAGACTAATGCTTTTGATGATAGCAATAATTATGTGTGCCCAGCTCAACATGCTTTGTTTAAGATTCACGAGAGAGTAGTTGCTGAAGAGTTGAATGGTGATGACGATTCTGAAGGGCAGCAAGTTACTGCCCGGCTTCTTGTACCATCTGATCAGATTGGATGTGTCATTGGAAAAGGGGGGCAGATAGTGCAAAATATACGCAGTGACACTGGTGCACAGATTCGCATTCTTAAGGACGACCATTTACCTTCATGTGCATTAAATTCAGATGAGCTTGTGCAG ATTTCTGGGGAAGCTGCAGTTGTGAGAAAGGCTCTCCATCAGATTGCATCTCGCCTGCATGATAACCCATCAAGATCTCAGCATTTGCTCACTTCTGCTGTTCCTAACATGTATTCTACTGGTGGTTCACTGATTGCTCCTACTGCTGGTGCCCCAATTGTGGGTGTAGCACCGTTGCTTGGTCCTTATGGAGGATACAAAGGTGACACTGGTGATTGGTCACGCTCCTTATATTCAGCATCAAGGGATGACGCTTCACCAAAAGAATTCACACTTCGCTTGGTTTGCCCGATTGGAAATATCGGTGGTGTCATTGGCAAGGGTGGTACCATAATCAACCAGATAAGGCAGGAATCTGGGGCAGCTATCAAAGTTGATAGTTCGGCAACTGAGGGAGATGACTGTTTGATTACTATCTCAGCAAAAGAG ATTTTCGAAGATGCATTCTCTCCTGCTATTGAAGCTGCAGTGCGTCTGCAACCAAGGTGTAGtgagaaaattgagagagattCGGGGCTCCTCTCATTTACAACCCGACTGCTTGTGCCAACCTCAAGGATTGGCTGTCTTATTGGTAAAGGAGGGGCTATTATAACAGAGATAAGGAGACTCACAAAAGCTAATATTCGCATATTGTCAAAGGAAAACCTTCCAAAGATTGCTGCTGACGATGATGAGATGGTGCAG ATTTCTGGAGATCTTGACATAGCAAAGGATGCTCTGGTACAAGTAACAACACGGTTGAGAGCAAATGTGTTTGACAGAGAAGGTGCATTGTCTACTTTCGTGCCTGTTCTTCCATACCTCCCTGTGCCTGCCGATGCTTCGGATGGTCTAAATTATGATAGCAGAGAGAACAAAAGACATCCACGGGGTCACTCCTATTCTAGTGGATATGGTGGTTCAAATGATCTAGGAGTTGCTGACAGTTATGGAGGATATGGTAGTCCACAG GTTGGTGGCGGCGGTAGTGTATATGGTGTATATGGTGGCTATTCTTCTGGACGTGCTGGCTCTTCTGG TGCAAAGGGCTATTCTGAGATAGGGTTTAGGCTTATGAGATTTGCTTATGGTACTTGCGTCCTGGTGGGTTCATTCAGCTGA